In a genomic window of Wyeomyia smithii strain HCP4-BCI-WySm-NY-G18 chromosome 1, ASM2978416v1, whole genome shotgun sequence:
- the LOC129718340 gene encoding leucine-rich repeat-containing protein 40 isoform X3: MPEKLWNLSGSDDCDKDVRYDLDRTNDEESWWNQKTLTNLDLSSNALTSISENVRNLADLTVLNLQDNALTALPEGIGCLTKLIKLTLSRNKLTELPESFFNLKELKQLNLSHNEFAEIHSNVSDLIMLEVLDISFNSLNSLPGGIGFLVRLQQLTLNNNRLVELPNDIVNLRNLHKMELTKNDLKLLPPVMGELRKLECLYVQHNDIGELPDFTGCDALKELHISNNFIKSIPADFCENLPQLKVLDLRDNKIEKLPDEISMLASLTRLDLSNNSISSLPSCLSTLAHLVSLQVDGNPIRSIRRDIIQCGTQRILKTLRDRDGPGQQRQEQVKTPFEESTFPDVYQMKKGRSMIVSNKNLIDIPEQVFLDAMEASVYNIDISKNKLADVPAGLANLANLLTELNLSFNALKTVPSFFSQFDRISYLNLSNNLISDLPEVVGLLVTLRELNVANNQLKHIPACVYELKGLEILLARDNKIEEIDATGQGLGGLPRLSTLDLANNNIKQVPPILGLLKNITTLDIIGNGFRQPRHQILEKGTESIMAYLRDRIPN; the protein is encoded by the exons A TGCCGGAGAAACTGTGGAACCTAAGCGGTTCGGACGATTGCGATAAGGACGTGCGCTACGACTTGGATCGAACGAACGACGAGGAAAGCTGGTGGAATCAGAAAACGTTAACCAATTTGGATCTGAGTTCGAATGCTCTCACCAGCATTAGTGAGAATGTGAGAAATCTGGCGGATTTAACTGTGTTGAAT CTGCAAGATAATGCTCTAACAGCTTTGCCGGAAGGAATCGGTTGCCTTACTAAATTAATTAAACTCACTCTGAGTCGTAACAAGCTAACGGAACTCCCGGAAAGTTTCTTCAATTTAAAAGAGCTAAAACAACTTAACCTTTCGCATAATGAGTTCGCGGAAATTCACAGCAATGTGAGTGATCTGATCATGCTAGAAGTGCTG GACATTTCATTTAACAGTCTTAACTCGCTACCGGGTGGAATCGGGTTCCTAGTCCGCTTACAACAGCTAACCCTTAATAACAATCGTCTCGTAGAATTACCCAACGATATTGTCAATTTGAGAA ATCTCCACAAAATGGAATTAACGAAGAACGACCTCAAACTCTTGCCCCCGGTAATGGGCGAACTGCGCAAGTTGGAGTGCCTCTACGTGCAGCACAATGATATCGGAGAGTTGCCCGATTTTACGGGCTGCGATGCGCTGAAAGAATTGCacatttcgaacaatttcatcaaatCAATTCCGGCCGATTTTTGCGAAAATTTGCCACAGTTGAAGGTACTCGATCTTCGCGATAACAAGATCGAAAAGCTGCCGGATGAAATATCGATGCTGGCCAGCCTGACCCGGCTGGATTTGTCGAACAACTCGATCAGCAGTTTGCCTTCTTGCCTGTCGACGCTTGCCCATCTGGTGAGTTTGCAGGTTGACGGCAATCCGATCCGTTCGATTCGCCGGGACATCATTCAGTGTGGCACACAGCGTATTTTGAAAACCTTGAGGGATCGAGACGGTCCCGGGCAGCAGCGACAGGAGCAGGTGAAGACACCGTTCGAGGAAAGCACCTTCCCGGATGTGTATCAGATGAAGAAGGGCCGATCTATGATTGTGAGTAACAAGAATCTGATCGACATCCCAGAGCAGGTTTTTCTCGATGCGATGGAAGCTTCGGTCTATAATATCGATATTAGCAAAAATAAGCTAGCGGATGTTCCGGCTGG ATTGGCGAATCTCGCGAACCTTCTGACGGAATTAAACCTTAGCTTCAACGCACTCAAAACTGTCCCGTCCTTCTTCTCGCAGTTCGATCGTATTAGCTATTTGAACCTTTCCAACAATCTGATATCCGACCTGCCGGAAGTGGTCGGTCTGTTGGTTACGCTACGGGAGCTGAATGTGGCCAACAATCAGCTCAAGCACATTCCGGCGTGTGTTTACGAGCTGAAGGGACTGGAAATTCTGCTCGCTCGTGATAACAAAATTGAGGAAATCGATGCCACCGGACAGGGTCTCGGTGGTCTGCCGCGATTGTCCACACTGGATCTGGCCAACAACAACATCAAACAGGTGCCACCGATTCTTGGCTTGTTGAAGAATATTAC TACATTGGATATAATAGGGAACGGTTTCCGACAGCCGCGTCATCAAATACTGGAGAAAGGAACCGAATCGATTATGGCCTATCTGAGGGACAGAATACCAAACTAA
- the LOC129718340 gene encoding leucine-rich repeat-containing protein 40 isoform X2, whose product MWYCPSEDQPTSTMRRSRTRIPYPKRRYRKIRVPEKLWNLSGSDDCDKDVRYDLDRTNDEESWWNQKTLTNLDLSSNALTSISENVRNLADLTVLNLQDNALTALPEGIGCLTKLIKLTLSRNKLTELPESFFNLKELKQLNLSHNEFAEIHSNVSDLIMLEVLDISFNSLNSLPGGIGFLVRLQQLTLNNNRLVELPNDIVNLRNLHKMELTKNDLKLLPPVMGELRKLECLYVQHNDIGELPDFTGCDALKELHISNNFIKSIPADFCENLPQLKVLDLRDNKIEKLPDEISMLASLTRLDLSNNSISSLPSCLSTLAHLVSLQVDGNPIRSIRRDIIQCGTQRILKTLRDRDGPGQQRQEQVKTPFEESTFPDVYQMKKGRSMIVSNKNLIDIPEQVFLDAMEASVYNIDISKNKLADVPAGLANLANLLTELNLSFNALKTVPSFFSQFDRISYLNLSNNLISDLPEVVGLLVTLRELNVANNQLKHIPACVYELKGLEILLARDNKIEEIDATGQGLGGLPRLSTLDLANNNIKQVPPILGLLKNITTLDIIGNGFRQPRHQILEKGTESIMAYLRDRIPN is encoded by the exons ATGTGGTACTGTCCGAGTGAGGATCAGCCAACAAGCACAATGAGGAGATCGCGTACCCGGATTCCCTATCCGAAGCGTCGCTATCGGAAAATTCGGG TGCCGGAGAAACTGTGGAACCTAAGCGGTTCGGACGATTGCGATAAGGACGTGCGCTACGACTTGGATCGAACGAACGACGAGGAAAGCTGGTGGAATCAGAAAACGTTAACCAATTTGGATCTGAGTTCGAATGCTCTCACCAGCATTAGTGAGAATGTGAGAAATCTGGCGGATTTAACTGTGTTGAAT CTGCAAGATAATGCTCTAACAGCTTTGCCGGAAGGAATCGGTTGCCTTACTAAATTAATTAAACTCACTCTGAGTCGTAACAAGCTAACGGAACTCCCGGAAAGTTTCTTCAATTTAAAAGAGCTAAAACAACTTAACCTTTCGCATAATGAGTTCGCGGAAATTCACAGCAATGTGAGTGATCTGATCATGCTAGAAGTGCTG GACATTTCATTTAACAGTCTTAACTCGCTACCGGGTGGAATCGGGTTCCTAGTCCGCTTACAACAGCTAACCCTTAATAACAATCGTCTCGTAGAATTACCCAACGATATTGTCAATTTGAGAA ATCTCCACAAAATGGAATTAACGAAGAACGACCTCAAACTCTTGCCCCCGGTAATGGGCGAACTGCGCAAGTTGGAGTGCCTCTACGTGCAGCACAATGATATCGGAGAGTTGCCCGATTTTACGGGCTGCGATGCGCTGAAAGAATTGCacatttcgaacaatttcatcaaatCAATTCCGGCCGATTTTTGCGAAAATTTGCCACAGTTGAAGGTACTCGATCTTCGCGATAACAAGATCGAAAAGCTGCCGGATGAAATATCGATGCTGGCCAGCCTGACCCGGCTGGATTTGTCGAACAACTCGATCAGCAGTTTGCCTTCTTGCCTGTCGACGCTTGCCCATCTGGTGAGTTTGCAGGTTGACGGCAATCCGATCCGTTCGATTCGCCGGGACATCATTCAGTGTGGCACACAGCGTATTTTGAAAACCTTGAGGGATCGAGACGGTCCCGGGCAGCAGCGACAGGAGCAGGTGAAGACACCGTTCGAGGAAAGCACCTTCCCGGATGTGTATCAGATGAAGAAGGGCCGATCTATGATTGTGAGTAACAAGAATCTGATCGACATCCCAGAGCAGGTTTTTCTCGATGCGATGGAAGCTTCGGTCTATAATATCGATATTAGCAAAAATAAGCTAGCGGATGTTCCGGCTGG ATTGGCGAATCTCGCGAACCTTCTGACGGAATTAAACCTTAGCTTCAACGCACTCAAAACTGTCCCGTCCTTCTTCTCGCAGTTCGATCGTATTAGCTATTTGAACCTTTCCAACAATCTGATATCCGACCTGCCGGAAGTGGTCGGTCTGTTGGTTACGCTACGGGAGCTGAATGTGGCCAACAATCAGCTCAAGCACATTCCGGCGTGTGTTTACGAGCTGAAGGGACTGGAAATTCTGCTCGCTCGTGATAACAAAATTGAGGAAATCGATGCCACCGGACAGGGTCTCGGTGGTCTGCCGCGATTGTCCACACTGGATCTGGCCAACAACAACATCAAACAGGTGCCACCGATTCTTGGCTTGTTGAAGAATATTAC TACATTGGATATAATAGGGAACGGTTTCCGACAGCCGCGTCATCAAATACTGGAGAAAGGAACCGAATCGATTATGGCCTATCTGAGGGACAGAATACCAAACTAA
- the LOC129718340 gene encoding leucine-rich repeat-containing protein 40 isoform X1 — MKPHVARSRIRQQQLNPVFHWQNKEEDDKVLSKVKIKQALKTGTLNLSGQGLATVPEKLWNLSGSDDCDKDVRYDLDRTNDEESWWNQKTLTNLDLSSNALTSISENVRNLADLTVLNLQDNALTALPEGIGCLTKLIKLTLSRNKLTELPESFFNLKELKQLNLSHNEFAEIHSNVSDLIMLEVLDISFNSLNSLPGGIGFLVRLQQLTLNNNRLVELPNDIVNLRNLHKMELTKNDLKLLPPVMGELRKLECLYVQHNDIGELPDFTGCDALKELHISNNFIKSIPADFCENLPQLKVLDLRDNKIEKLPDEISMLASLTRLDLSNNSISSLPSCLSTLAHLVSLQVDGNPIRSIRRDIIQCGTQRILKTLRDRDGPGQQRQEQVKTPFEESTFPDVYQMKKGRSMIVSNKNLIDIPEQVFLDAMEASVYNIDISKNKLADVPAGLANLANLLTELNLSFNALKTVPSFFSQFDRISYLNLSNNLISDLPEVVGLLVTLRELNVANNQLKHIPACVYELKGLEILLARDNKIEEIDATGQGLGGLPRLSTLDLANNNIKQVPPILGLLKNITTLDIIGNGFRQPRHQILEKGTESIMAYLRDRIPN; from the exons TGCCGGAGAAACTGTGGAACCTAAGCGGTTCGGACGATTGCGATAAGGACGTGCGCTACGACTTGGATCGAACGAACGACGAGGAAAGCTGGTGGAATCAGAAAACGTTAACCAATTTGGATCTGAGTTCGAATGCTCTCACCAGCATTAGTGAGAATGTGAGAAATCTGGCGGATTTAACTGTGTTGAAT CTGCAAGATAATGCTCTAACAGCTTTGCCGGAAGGAATCGGTTGCCTTACTAAATTAATTAAACTCACTCTGAGTCGTAACAAGCTAACGGAACTCCCGGAAAGTTTCTTCAATTTAAAAGAGCTAAAACAACTTAACCTTTCGCATAATGAGTTCGCGGAAATTCACAGCAATGTGAGTGATCTGATCATGCTAGAAGTGCTG GACATTTCATTTAACAGTCTTAACTCGCTACCGGGTGGAATCGGGTTCCTAGTCCGCTTACAACAGCTAACCCTTAATAACAATCGTCTCGTAGAATTACCCAACGATATTGTCAATTTGAGAA ATCTCCACAAAATGGAATTAACGAAGAACGACCTCAAACTCTTGCCCCCGGTAATGGGCGAACTGCGCAAGTTGGAGTGCCTCTACGTGCAGCACAATGATATCGGAGAGTTGCCCGATTTTACGGGCTGCGATGCGCTGAAAGAATTGCacatttcgaacaatttcatcaaatCAATTCCGGCCGATTTTTGCGAAAATTTGCCACAGTTGAAGGTACTCGATCTTCGCGATAACAAGATCGAAAAGCTGCCGGATGAAATATCGATGCTGGCCAGCCTGACCCGGCTGGATTTGTCGAACAACTCGATCAGCAGTTTGCCTTCTTGCCTGTCGACGCTTGCCCATCTGGTGAGTTTGCAGGTTGACGGCAATCCGATCCGTTCGATTCGCCGGGACATCATTCAGTGTGGCACACAGCGTATTTTGAAAACCTTGAGGGATCGAGACGGTCCCGGGCAGCAGCGACAGGAGCAGGTGAAGACACCGTTCGAGGAAAGCACCTTCCCGGATGTGTATCAGATGAAGAAGGGCCGATCTATGATTGTGAGTAACAAGAATCTGATCGACATCCCAGAGCAGGTTTTTCTCGATGCGATGGAAGCTTCGGTCTATAATATCGATATTAGCAAAAATAAGCTAGCGGATGTTCCGGCTGG ATTGGCGAATCTCGCGAACCTTCTGACGGAATTAAACCTTAGCTTCAACGCACTCAAAACTGTCCCGTCCTTCTTCTCGCAGTTCGATCGTATTAGCTATTTGAACCTTTCCAACAATCTGATATCCGACCTGCCGGAAGTGGTCGGTCTGTTGGTTACGCTACGGGAGCTGAATGTGGCCAACAATCAGCTCAAGCACATTCCGGCGTGTGTTTACGAGCTGAAGGGACTGGAAATTCTGCTCGCTCGTGATAACAAAATTGAGGAAATCGATGCCACCGGACAGGGTCTCGGTGGTCTGCCGCGATTGTCCACACTGGATCTGGCCAACAACAACATCAAACAGGTGCCACCGATTCTTGGCTTGTTGAAGAATATTAC TACATTGGATATAATAGGGAACGGTTTCCGACAGCCGCGTCATCAAATACTGGAGAAAGGAACCGAATCGATTATGGCCTATCTGAGGGACAGAATACCAAACTAA
- the LOC129718343 gene encoding uncharacterized protein LOC129718343, protein MLPSTALVLFAIYFHSPVEPATKCSHSVVFQKILGLRPTLERRVSDEKSVLPLYVASKSSEEAVSVKCARLCREDPICNGYLLVFSQNVCYGYTTNRTALGGGLIRTHYDYIDDCNHQLVPDANVAYFVKSCLDVSLKCASNKLFPIVTITGASLVGQNFIQLPKLISREECINGCLREQRFACRSARFVHSTRNNRQRLSKKSNRIQLGQCFLSKADKFTNPESFGYGWEGEEYLENQCHEMRRHEARCSFEQNRDSAFVYADDSMIVSDERSCSERCLHEDRFACLGYTYHNSTRGSPICSLHSDDLTSLGPRAVKVINGSVYARRVQCLSIDAQCQSVLIKVNFDPPRGFYGKMYLNTPQVDCSQDTSNRTARVLEIVTGNEIAESRCGIRRAFIKENMFSFLIFAYVYIQQDTAVRTQSDRILKIGCIHHSGSQNTTTLMANMPMQPTVDFIPHRQSFSFGSTELNNGTAKITKHVTVKLIDVATQTEVLEATVGQLIEMQIISVNRDYDLMPYDLMAHSGSETIRLLDEKGCPLNRRIFSGFRRQKSSTAAVTLRARFHAFLLPTSTTVNFRLTLKFCYEACPKVVCFYQ, encoded by the exons ATGTTACCATCCACAGCTCTGGTGCTCTTTGCCATTTACTTTCACTCCCCGGTGG AGCCAGCGACGAAATGTTCCCACAGTGTTGTATTCCAAAAGATCCTTGGGTTACGCCCAACCCTGGAACGCAGAGTCAGCGATGAGAAATCCGTACTTCCGTTGTACGTTGCCAGCAAGTCTAGTGAAGAAGCCGTCAGTGTGAAGTGTGCGCGACTTTGCCGTGAAGATCCAATCTGCAATGGGTACCTGCTGGTATTTAGTCAGAATGTCTGCTACGGGTACACAACCAACCGGACCGCCCTCGGTGGTGGCTTGATTCGGACCCATTATGACTACATTGACGATTGCAACCACCAATTAGTGCCCGATGCTAATGTTGCCTATTTCGTGAAAAGCTGCTTGGACG TTTCATTAAAATGCGCCAGCAATAAGCTTTTCCCGATCGTGACGATCACCGGTGCCAGTCTGGTCGGGCAGAACTTCATCCAGCTTCCGAAGCTGATATCGCGGGAAGAATGCATCAACGGGTGCCTTCGGGAGCAGCGTTTCGCATGTCGATCGGCACGATTTGTACACTCCACCCGGAACAATCGACAACGGCTGTCGAAGAAATCCAACCGAATACAGTTGGGGCAGTGTTTCCTCAGCAAGGCCGATAAATTCACCAATCCTGAATCGTTTGGCTACGGTTGGGAAGGTGAAGAGTACCTGGAAAATCAATGCCACGAAATGCGACGGCACGAGGCACGGTGCTCGTTCGAGCAGAATCGTGACAGTGCGTTTGTGTACGCTGATGATTCGATGATCGTTTCGGACGAACGAAGCTGCAGTGAACGATGCTTGCATGAGGATCGTTTCGCTTGCTTAGGCTATACGTATCACAACTCTACGAGAGGATCGCCAATCTGTTCCCTGCACTCGGATGATTTGACATCGCTGGGTCCAAGAGCAGTTAAAGTGATAAACGGCTCCGTCTACGCTAGGAGAGTTCAGTGTTTATCGATCGATGCTCAGTGTCAGAGTGTTTTGATAAAGGTGAACTTCGATCCTCCTCGGGGATTTTACGGAAAGATGTATCTCAATACGCCGCAAGTGGATTGCAGTCAGGACACCAGTAATAGGACAGCGAGAGTTTTGGAAATTGTTACCGGAAATGAAATCGCAGAATCGCGCTGCGGTATTCGAAGGGCATTCATCAAGGAAAACATGTTTAG ttTCCTGATATTCGCTTACGTCTACATCCAACAAGATACAGCAGTTCGCACACAGTCGGATCGAATTCTCAAAATCGGTTGCATCCATCATTCCGGTTCGCAAAACACCACGACGCTGATGGCCAACATGCCGATGCAGCCGACGGTAGATTTTATCCCGCACAGGCAGTCTTTTAGCTTCGGTTCAACAGAGCTGAACAATGGTACggcgaaaatcacgaaacacgTCACCGTCAAACTGATCGACGTCGCAACGCAAACCGAAGTGCTCGAGGCAACCGTCGGTCAGCTGATCGAAATGCAAATCATTTCCGTGAACCGCGATTATGATCTGATGCCGTACGATCTGATGGCTCACTCGGGTAGCGAAACCATTCGATTGTTGGATGAAAAGGGTTGCCCCCTGAATAGGCGAATTTTCAGCGGCTTTCGGAGGCAAAAATCGTCCACAGCAGCGGTCACGCTGCGGGCGCGGTTCCACGCGTTCCTGCTTCCCACCTCAACGACGGTAAACTTTCGACTTACGCTGAAATTTTGTTACGAAGCATGTCCCAAAGTGGTGTGTTTTTATCAATAA
- the LOC129718342 gene encoding guanine deaminase: MGKVFFGQIIHSKSLDNLELITDGFVAVRDGKIVAIGTRLEFEAVPEKETYEKISLSESQFLLPGFIDCHIHAPQVPNIGLGLDKDLLGWLSAYTFPLEAQYKDVEFAEQVYRTVVRDTLASGTTCACYFATIYNGSNKVLTEEIIRQGQRAFVGKVSSNRCCPDFYVECGTDDSVKDNIDFIEYVLSKNIDRVRPIITPRFAISCDMKLMQKLAELAERYKLNIQSHVSENLGELDAVREFFPKNKHYCDVYDEAKLLTSRCVMAHGVHLEDDELRVLASRGTSVAHCPTSNTSLGSGMCDVKRLLAARVTVGLGTDVSGGNRIAMNDVIRATLDVSHHLNMMKKQNVQGTGSVAPTEDNAKYVPLNYKQAIYLATLGGAEALAIADKVGNFLPGKDFDALLIDTSVYPINRYQLPPALTEKKSAEEKLLELLQKFVYVGDDRNITSVFVAGQKVK, from the exons ATGGGAAAAGTGTTTTTCGGTCAGATAATTCATTCCAAGTCGCTGGACAACTTGGAACTGATTACGGATGGGTTCGTCGCAGTTCGAGATGGAAAA ATCGTAGCAATTGGTACGCGGTTGGAGTTTGAAGCTGTGCCGGAGAAAGAAACTTATGAAAAAATTAGCCTATCTGAGTCACAATTTTTGCTGCCTGGATTCATCGATTGCCACATCCATGCGCCTCAGGTGCCCAACATTGGGCTAGGTTTGGACAAGGATCTGCTGGGGTGGCTGAGTGCGTACACGTTCCCACTGGAGGCACAGTACAAGGATGTGGAATTTGCCGAACAGGTTTATCGCACGGTTGTGCGCGATACACTCGCTAGTGGAACGACCTGCGCATGTTATTTTGCCACTATCTACAACGGTAGCAATAAGGTGCTGACTGAGGAGATAATTCGCCAGGGGCAGCGAGCTTTCGTTGGGAAGGTTTCCTCCAACCGTTGTTGTCCGGATTTTTATGT tgAATGTGGTACGGATGACTCAGTGAAGGATAATATTGATTTTATAGAGTATGTTTTGTCAAAAAACATCGACCGAGTTAGACCGATAATCACACCGCGTTTCGCAATTAGTTGCGATATGAAGTTGATGCAAAAATTAGCGGAGCTTGCGGAACGGTATAAGTTGAACATCCAGTCTCATGTTTCGGAGAACCTGGGAGAGCTGGATGCTGTTAGAGAATTTTTCCCCAAAAACAAACATTATTGCGATGTTTATGATGAGGCAAAACTGCTAACCAGTCGATGTGTTATGGCCCACGGAGTGCACCTGGAGGATGACGAGTTGCGTGTGTTGGCTAGCCGGGGGACATCCGTGGCGCACTGTCCGACATCGAACACCAGCCTCGGTTCGGGAATGTGTGACGTAAAACGGCTGCTGGCTGCCCGCGTGACAGTCGGACTTGGAACTGATGTGTCCGGAGGGAATAGAATCGCAATGAACGATGTTATCAGAGCAACACTGGACGTTTCGCATCATCTGAACATGATGAAGAAGCAGAACGTACAGGGAACTGGTAGTGTGGCACCGACTGAGGATAATGCTAAGTACGTGCCGTTAAACTATAAACAAGCGATTTATTTGGCAACGCTGGGAGGAGCAGAAG CATTAGCCATCGCTGACAAGGTAGGAAACTTTCTCCCCGGAAAGGACTTCGATGCTCTACTGATCGACACTTCCGTGTACCCCATCAATCGCTATCAGCTGCCACCCGCACTAACCGAGAAGAAATCCGCCGAAGAAAAGCTGCTGGAgctacttcaaaagtttgtcTACGTGGGAGATGACCGCAACATAACCAGCGTATTTGTGGCCGGtcaaaaagtcaaataa